The Castellaniella sp. genome includes a window with the following:
- a CDS encoding universal stress protein: MFKKILIPTDGSKLSAQAANKGVCFARTIGAEVVALHVSQPFAATVGFDGMAAAYAITDEDYDRTAAEQAQKYLQQVLDRAATAGVKASAKAVSNFNVADGIVHAAKEEGCDLIFIGSHGRSGLSRLLLGSVTVKVLGLAKVATLVYRVKEND, from the coding sequence ATGTTCAAGAAAATCCTCATCCCCACCGACGGTTCAAAACTCTCGGCCCAGGCCGCCAACAAGGGCGTCTGTTTCGCCCGCACCATTGGGGCTGAAGTCGTGGCGCTGCATGTTTCGCAGCCCTTTGCCGCCACGGTCGGCTTTGATGGCATGGCGGCCGCCTATGCCATTACCGACGAAGATTACGACCGTACTGCGGCCGAACAGGCCCAGAAATACCTGCAACAAGTGCTGGATCGCGCCGCCACCGCAGGGGTCAAGGCCAGCGCAAAAGCCGTGTCCAACTTCAATGTGGCCGATGGCATCGTGCATGCCGCAAAAGAAGAAGGCTGCGATCTGATCTTTATTGGCAGCCATGGCCGCAGCGGTTTGTCCCGCCTGCTGCTGGGTAGCGTCACCGTCAAGGTCCTGGGCTTGGCAAAGGTCGCCACTCTGGTTTACCGCGTCAAAGAAAACGATTAA
- the moaA gene encoding GTP 3',8-cyclase MoaA codes for MSRVIYHHPKDQPASAPELAPGEAVRDTHGRPLRDLRISVTDRCNFRCTYCMPREVFGADHVFLPHSALLTFEEITQVAAVALSQGVRKIRLTGGEPLLRKQIEVLVAMLADLRTPDGQVPEITLTTNGTLLARKAASLAQAGLSRVTVSLDALDDALFERMSDSGVPVATILAGIQAAADAGLAPVKVNMVVRKGMNDAQILPMARHFRHSGHVLRFIEYMDVGNSNGWRMDEVVTGAEIVRLIGSEFPLQPAQAHYRGEVASRWTYADGAGEIGLITSVSQPFCGDCTRLRLSPEGRLFTCLFAEQGHDLRTLLRSGANEQALRDRLAGIWQMRGDRYSELRGQAHRDHKIEMSYIGG; via the coding sequence ATGAGCCGCGTCATCTATCACCACCCCAAAGACCAGCCTGCGTCCGCGCCCGAGCTCGCTCCCGGCGAGGCCGTGCGTGACACGCACGGGCGGCCGTTGCGCGATTTGCGCATTTCCGTCACCGACCGCTGCAATTTTCGCTGCACCTATTGCATGCCGCGCGAAGTCTTCGGGGCGGACCATGTGTTCCTGCCGCATAGCGCCTTGCTCACCTTCGAGGAAATCACCCAGGTGGCCGCAGTGGCGCTGTCTCAGGGGGTGCGCAAGATCCGCCTGACAGGGGGCGAGCCCCTATTGCGCAAGCAAATCGAAGTCCTGGTGGCCATGCTGGCGGATTTACGCACGCCCGATGGTCAGGTGCCGGAAATCACCCTGACCACCAATGGCACGCTCTTGGCACGTAAGGCCGCATCCTTGGCCCAGGCTGGGCTGAGTCGGGTGACCGTCAGCCTGGATGCGCTGGATGATGCTCTTTTCGAGCGCATGAGCGATAGCGGGGTGCCGGTGGCGACTATTTTGGCGGGTATCCAGGCGGCAGCCGATGCCGGGCTGGCTCCAGTCAAAGTCAATATGGTGGTGCGCAAGGGCATGAACGATGCCCAGATCCTGCCCATGGCGCGCCATTTCCGCCATAGTGGTCATGTCCTGCGGTTCATCGAATACATGGATGTCGGCAACAGCAATGGCTGGCGCATGGACGAGGTCGTCACCGGGGCCGAGATCGTGCGCCTGATCGGCAGCGAATTTCCACTACAGCCCGCGCAGGCACACTATCGGGGCGAGGTCGCAAGTCGCTGGACCTATGCCGATGGTGCCGGTGAGATCGGCCTGATTACCAGCGTTTCTCAGCCGTTTTGTGGGGATTGCACGCGCTTGCGCCTGTCGCCGGAAGGTCGTCTGTTTACCTGTTTGTTCGCTGAACAAGGCCATGATTTGCGTACCCTGCTGCGCTCGGGGGCCAACGAACAAGCCTTGCGGGATCGTTTGGCGGGCATCTGGCAGATGCGCGGGGATCGTTATTCCGAATTACGCGGCCAGGCCCATCGCGACCATAAAATCGAGATGAGCTATATCGGTGGCTGA
- a CDS encoding ChbG/HpnK family deacetylase, giving the protein MSPDCVNNRRIVVCADDYGMSPSVNAGILALAAQGRLSATSILVDGPAAAVGMPGLLETGLQLGLHLNLTESFGQPGLCLPLRQLILQAYARRLSCDQVQRDIQRQLQRFQDLTGRVPDYIDGHQHIHQLPGIRTPLLQALDGLAGPRPWIRHTGRPRMAGLPWRLRFKAWVIAGLGAAALHRQVQASGFCDNPGFLGVYDFTGGVSAYAAWMARWLAAAQDGDVLMCHPALGLDPQDALSSQRQAEYAVLAGAQMTQWLAQYQLTMMGARSPKEP; this is encoded by the coding sequence ATGAGTCCTGACTGCGTGAATAACCGCCGCATTGTAGTGTGCGCCGATGACTACGGGATGAGCCCCTCGGTGAATGCCGGCATCCTGGCCTTGGCAGCCCAGGGACGCCTATCGGCCACAAGCATCTTGGTGGATGGCCCGGCGGCTGCCGTGGGCATGCCGGGGCTGCTGGAGACCGGCTTACAGTTGGGTCTGCATCTGAACCTCACCGAGTCCTTTGGACAGCCAGGCCTGTGCCTGCCGTTGCGACAACTGATTCTACAGGCCTATGCTCGTCGTCTGTCGTGTGATCAAGTGCAAAGGGATATCCAACGTCAACTGCAACGATTTCAAGACCTGACCGGTCGCGTGCCTGACTACATTGACGGGCACCAGCATATTCACCAGTTGCCGGGCATACGGACGCCGCTGCTGCAAGCCTTGGATGGGCTCGCCGGGCCGCGGCCCTGGATACGCCATACGGGGCGCCCACGCATGGCGGGACTGCCCTGGCGGCTGCGCTTCAAGGCATGGGTGATTGCCGGGCTAGGGGCGGCCGCCTTGCATCGGCAAGTACAGGCATCAGGGTTTTGTGATAATCCTGGGTTTCTGGGCGTGTATGATTTCACGGGTGGCGTCTCGGCGTATGCCGCTTGGATGGCGCGTTGGCTGGCAGCAGCCCAGGATGGCGACGTGCTGATGTGTCATCCGGCCTTGGGGCTTGATCCCCAGGATGCATTGTCGTCACAGCGCCAGGCCGAATATGCGGTGCTGGCCGGTGCGCAGATGACGCAATGGCTGGCCCAGTACCAGTTGACTATGATGGGGGCGCGTTCCCCCAAGGAGCCCTGA
- a CDS encoding TIGR01244 family sulfur transferase, which produces MSNLPIQTLSPDFSVAPQLQADDMQALADAGFKSVILNRPDGEGGPDQPLSADVLQAAQAAGLQARYQPVNGAAITMADVAQFAQLLAELPSPVLAFCRSGARCTKLYQAAQDAAPHQSQG; this is translated from the coding sequence ATGAGCAACCTACCCATCCAAACCCTCAGTCCGGATTTTTCCGTGGCCCCCCAGTTGCAGGCCGACGATATGCAGGCGCTGGCGGATGCGGGCTTCAAGTCCGTCATTCTCAATCGCCCCGACGGTGAGGGCGGCCCTGATCAGCCCTTGTCAGCGGATGTATTGCAGGCTGCCCAGGCGGCTGGGCTGCAGGCGCGCTACCAGCCGGTCAATGGTGCCGCCATCACCATGGCTGATGTCGCTCAGTTCGCCCAGTTGTTGGCCGAACTGCCCAGCCCGGTATTGGCCTTTTGCCGATCCGGGGCGCGCTGCACAAAACTCTATCAGGCAGCACAGGATGCTGCGCCACATCAATCCCAGGGCTGA
- the mobA gene encoding molybdenum cofactor guanylyltransferase, which translates to MADAHATEALVLAGGQSRRMRTHALPAIDKGLMYRHGQPQIYHVCNYLRTQGLDRVWISSNRHAQDYALYGQVVADDPEFQDCGPLAGVLAGLRNMQGQWLFVLPVDVVHWPDHMLASLMAAVTPSQPAYARTPDGPHPLCLVLHRSLQDALAVYLRSGQCRVQAWLRVCNGQAVDFPDADCLRNLNTPEDWIQT; encoded by the coding sequence GTGGCTGATGCTCATGCCACCGAAGCCTTGGTGCTGGCCGGTGGCCAATCGCGGCGTATGCGCACTCACGCCTTGCCCGCCATTGATAAAGGCTTGATGTATAGACACGGTCAGCCGCAGATATATCACGTTTGCAATTATCTCAGGACCCAGGGGCTGGATCGTGTCTGGATCAGTTCCAACCGCCACGCTCAGGATTACGCGCTATATGGCCAGGTGGTGGCGGATGATCCTGAGTTTCAGGACTGCGGGCCGTTGGCAGGTGTGCTGGCGGGCCTGCGCAATATGCAAGGACAATGGTTGTTTGTCCTGCCGGTGGATGTGGTGCATTGGCCCGATCACATGCTGGCGAGCCTGATGGCTGCAGTCACGCCGTCCCAGCCCGCCTATGCGCGCACGCCGGATGGTCCTCATCCTTTGTGCCTGGTGTTGCATCGCAGTCTGCAAGATGCTTTGGCGGTTTATTTGCGTTCCGGGCAGTGCCGGGTTCAGGCTTGGCTGCGGGTCTGCAATGGGCAGGCGGTGGATTTTCCGGATGCCGACTGTCTGCGCAATCTGAATACGCCAGAGGACTGGATTCAGACCTAG